TCACATACAACCCAGGCTTGAAGCTGCTCACATCGAGCACGGCCTCGCAGCCGATGAAACCGGATTGTTCGATCACCCTTCCATCCATATCAGTAATGGAATAGCTGACCTCGCTTTCATTTTCGG
This genomic window from Bacteroidales bacterium contains:
- a CDS encoding T9SS type A sorting domain-containing protein, whose amino-acid sequence is ENESEVSYSITDMDGRVIEQSGFIGCEAVLDVSSFKPGLYVIRMEIEGEVVTKRLVVM